From a single Calothrix sp. NIES-2098 genomic region:
- a CDS encoding 3-beta hydroxysteroid dehydrogenase/isomerase, translating to MRILVTGGAGFIGSHLIDRLIGDGHEIICLDNFYTGNKQNILKWRDHPHFELIRHDITEPIRLEVDQIYHLACPASPVHYQYNPVKTVKTNVMGTLNMLGLAKRVKARFFLASTSEVYGDPEVHPQTEEYRGNVNPIGLRSCYDEGKRIAETLAFDYYRQNKVDIRVVRIFNTYGPRMLENDGRVVSNFIVQALRGEPLTVYGDGSQTRSFCYVSDLVEGFIRLMNSDYVGPVNLGNPDEYTILELAQAVQNQINPDAKIKFEPLPSDDPRRRRPDITKARTLLNWEPTVPLQQGLKLTIEDFRNRIKTEQKQLVS from the coding sequence ATGAGAATTTTAGTGACGGGCGGTGCCGGGTTTATTGGTTCCCATCTCATCGACCGCTTAATAGGTGATGGGCATGAAATAATTTGCTTGGATAACTTTTATACAGGTAACAAGCAAAACATCTTGAAATGGAGGGATCATCCACACTTTGAACTCATCCGCCACGATATCACCGAACCCATTAGGTTAGAAGTAGATCAAATTTATCATTTAGCTTGTCCTGCTTCTCCAGTCCACTATCAGTACAATCCCGTCAAAACTGTCAAAACTAATGTGATGGGGACACTAAATATGTTGGGACTGGCTAAACGTGTGAAAGCCAGATTTTTCTTAGCCTCAACCAGTGAAGTTTATGGCGATCCGGAAGTTCATCCCCAAACCGAAGAGTATAGAGGTAATGTTAATCCAATTGGACTGCGTTCTTGCTACGACGAAGGCAAACGCATTGCTGAAACTTTAGCTTTTGACTATTACAGACAAAATAAAGTTGATATTAGAGTTGTGCGTATTTTCAATACCTATGGTCCTCGGATGTTAGAAAACGATGGCCGGGTAGTCAGCAACTTTATAGTTCAAGCTTTACGAGGTGAACCTTTAACCGTCTACGGTGATGGTTCGCAAACCCGTAGTTTCTGCTACGTATCTGACTTAGTAGAAGGCTTTATCCGGCTCATGAATAGCGATTATGTTGGGCCGGTAAATCTGGGAAATCCTGATGAATACACGATTTTAGAATTGGCACAAGCAGTGCAAAATCAGATTAATCCAGATGCCAAGATTAAATTTGAACCACTACCTTCTGACGATCCACGCCGCCGCCGTCCAGATATTACAAAGGCCAGAACCTTGTTAAATTGGGAACCTACCGTTCCGCTACAACAAGGGTTAAAACTGACAATAGAAGATTTCCGCAATCGGATCAAAACTGAGCAAAAGCAGCTAGTTTCCTGA
- a CDS encoding cell cycle protein: MLLKRSLPKIRWKYWVKPWQQVDWLLFCLPIAVSIFGGVMILSTELKQPVTDWWWHWLVASIGVVIALFLARIRYENLLQWHWVTYGLTNFSLIAVMLAGTSAKGAQRWISIAGFNVQPSEFAKIGIIITLAALLHKRTASTIESVFRALAITAIPWGLVFLQPDLATSLVFGAIVLGMLYWANANPGWLILMISPIVAAILFSIAWPLSEPIVLLKELSFSPLGLFWAGAMAIVGWQTLPWRKFGLGAIGAWILNMLGGELGVFAWNHVLKEYQKDRLSVFINPEHDPLGAGYHLIQSRIAIGAGEIWGWGLFKGPMTQLNFVPEQHTDFIFSAVGEEFGFVGCLVVLFVFCLICLRLLHVAQTAKDNFGSLLAIGVLSMIVFQLIVNVGMTVGLAPVAGIPLPWMSYGRSAMLTNFISLGIVESVANFRQRQKYYF, encoded by the coding sequence ATGTTATTAAAACGTTCGCTCCCCAAAATTCGCTGGAAGTATTGGGTAAAACCTTGGCAACAAGTAGATTGGTTATTATTTTGTTTGCCTATTGCCGTTAGTATCTTTGGCGGCGTCATGATTCTCAGTACGGAATTAAAACAGCCAGTAACTGACTGGTGGTGGCACTGGCTGGTAGCTAGTATTGGTGTAGTGATTGCATTATTTTTGGCTCGTATCCGTTACGAAAATCTGCTGCAATGGCACTGGGTAACTTATGGATTGACAAACTTTAGCCTCATTGCCGTAATGCTCGCTGGTACAAGCGCTAAAGGGGCACAGCGGTGGATTAGTATTGCAGGTTTTAACGTCCAACCTTCAGAGTTTGCCAAAATAGGTATCATTATTACCCTAGCGGCGTTGCTACACAAACGCACAGCGTCCACCATTGAGAGTGTTTTTCGAGCCTTAGCAATTACTGCTATTCCTTGGGGATTAGTGTTTTTGCAACCGGACTTGGCAACATCATTGGTCTTTGGTGCGATCGTCTTAGGGATGCTTTATTGGGCAAATGCCAACCCAGGTTGGTTGATATTAATGATTTCTCCTATAGTTGCCGCTATTTTATTTAGTATCGCTTGGCCCTTATCAGAACCAATAGTTTTGTTGAAAGAATTATCCTTCAGTCCATTAGGATTATTTTGGGCGGGAGCGATGGCTATTGTTGGTTGGCAGACTCTACCGTGGCGAAAATTTGGACTGGGAGCTATAGGTGCATGGATTCTCAATATGCTTGGTGGTGAACTAGGTGTTTTTGCTTGGAATCATGTACTCAAAGAATATCAAAAAGATAGACTTAGCGTATTTATCAACCCCGAACACGACCCCCTAGGTGCTGGATATCATCTCATCCAATCTCGGATTGCCATTGGTGCAGGTGAAATTTGGGGATGGGGTCTATTCAAAGGCCCAATGACTCAGCTGAACTTTGTGCCCGAACAGCATACAGACTTTATTTTTTCAGCCGTCGGTGAAGAATTTGGTTTTGTTGGTTGTTTGGTGGTACTTTTTGTCTTCTGTTTAATTTGCTTACGCCTACTGCATGTAGCTCAAACTGCCAAAGATAATTTTGGTTCTTTATTGGCTATTGGTGTTTTGTCGATGATTGTATTTCAGCTAATTGTGAATGTTGGCATGACAGTAGGTTTAGCACCTGTAGCTGGAATTCCCCTACCCTGGATGAGTTACGGTCGCTCTGCAATGTTGACTAATTTCATTTCCTTAGGAATAGTAGAATCGGTAGCAAACTTTCGCCAACGGCAGAAGTATTATTTCTAA
- a CDS encoding sodium/hydrogen exchanger, with protein MELILQVLALEPTSQLLGKEPIVPFAVLLIVILVVPILFERLRLPGLVGLVFSGVVLGPSGWNLFQTESAIINLLADIGLVYLMFVAGLEVDLEQFYRQKNRSLGFGSFSLIISLVMGSLLGQIFGFSWVTSILIGSLFVSYTLLAYPIINRLRVMKNEAVTITIGAKIFTDIGALLILTLCVASTNAGGFTLAKLLTLLGWLTIYSVVVLVGFDWIGKEFFRRSGGEEGNQFLFVLLTVFLAAVGAQLIGVEKIIGAFLAGLAVNEVLGEGPVKEKVVFVGSVLFIPIFFINLGLLIDLPAFTKNTTNLQLTLLFVFGLITSKLIAALLTKLLCRYNWQEMLTMWSLSLPQVGTTLAVTLVGYQIGLLSSEVLNSVVAVMLVTSTLGPLVTSRVAVGLASSATPEPAPTTQPEQKIEDTDTAFTIVVPIYNPQTQQYLIELATLLARQTKGRIVPLAIATAAAHMDAPQLEASLQRSERLLAKATAQSRVLGVAAEPLLRIDDAFAQGISRAAREQKASLIVMGWGKRTGLRARLFGNVIDNVLWASHCPVAVTRLVDSPKKIQRILVPIENLMAPTLQPVHFAQMLADSNQAQVTVLNVCERRTSSSKIAARRSHLALLVAKLALPNPPEIQIIAHENVAQAILQAARLYDLVVLPFIRNRTSPGGLAISDVTTQLASQLTCSIVMLGEPQRMQTVALPTGVPSTTSTQ; from the coding sequence ATGGAACTCATCTTACAAGTTCTGGCACTGGAACCAACCTCCCAACTTCTGGGCAAGGAACCTATTGTTCCCTTTGCTGTTTTGCTGATAGTTATCCTAGTAGTGCCGATTCTGTTTGAGAGGCTCAGACTACCGGGATTAGTAGGTTTGGTGTTCTCTGGGGTAGTACTTGGCCCGTCAGGCTGGAATTTATTCCAAACAGAATCAGCGATTATAAACCTGCTAGCAGATATTGGGCTAGTTTACTTAATGTTTGTAGCAGGATTAGAAGTTGACCTAGAACAGTTCTATCGTCAGAAAAATCGCTCCTTAGGGTTTGGCAGCTTCAGCTTAATTATTTCCCTAGTCATGGGAAGTTTGTTAGGGCAGATATTCGGCTTTAGTTGGGTAACATCAATATTAATTGGCTCATTATTTGTTTCCTACACTCTCCTGGCATATCCAATTATTAATCGCCTGAGAGTAATGAAGAATGAAGCAGTTACTATCACTATTGGAGCCAAGATTTTTACAGATATTGGCGCTCTGTTGATATTAACTTTATGTGTAGCATCCACTAATGCTGGAGGATTCACCTTAGCAAAGTTACTTACTTTGTTGGGGTGGTTAACAATTTACTCTGTTGTTGTCTTAGTCGGATTTGATTGGATAGGTAAAGAATTTTTCCGGCGATCGGGAGGTGAAGAGGGCAACCAATTCTTATTTGTACTGCTGACGGTGTTTCTCGCTGCTGTAGGCGCTCAATTGATTGGCGTAGAAAAAATAATTGGAGCCTTTTTAGCAGGTTTGGCAGTCAATGAAGTTTTGGGCGAAGGGCCAGTTAAAGAAAAGGTGGTGTTTGTTGGTAGCGTGCTATTTATTCCCATTTTCTTTATTAATCTTGGTTTACTGATCGATTTACCTGCTTTTACCAAAAATACTACCAATCTCCAATTAACCCTGCTGTTTGTGTTTGGTTTAATTACCAGCAAATTGATTGCAGCATTGTTAACGAAACTGTTATGCCGCTACAATTGGCAGGAAATGTTAACAATGTGGTCGCTATCGCTTCCTCAGGTAGGGACAACATTAGCCGTAACATTAGTAGGGTATCAGATTGGATTGTTGTCATCGGAAGTATTAAATAGCGTTGTTGCTGTCATGCTCGTGACTTCAACGCTAGGGCCATTAGTTACCAGTCGGGTAGCTGTGGGTTTGGCTTCATCAGCTACTCCAGAGCCAGCACCAACAACACAACCCGAGCAAAAAATCGAAGACACGGATACTGCTTTTACTATTGTTGTACCCATCTACAATCCCCAAACTCAGCAGTATCTGATTGAATTGGCGACATTATTAGCACGCCAAACCAAGGGAAGAATTGTACCTTTGGCGATCGCTACTGCTGCTGCGCATATGGATGCACCACAGTTAGAGGCTTCTTTGCAGCGAAGCGAACGGTTGCTAGCAAAAGCTACAGCACAAAGCCGAGTCTTGGGTGTCGCAGCCGAACCCCTGCTACGCATTGATGATGCTTTTGCTCAGGGAATTAGCAGAGCAGCTCGCGAACAAAAGGCTAGTTTGATTGTTATGGGTTGGGGTAAACGTACTGGGTTAAGAGCGCGTTTATTTGGTAACGTCATCGATAACGTTCTTTGGGCATCCCACTGTCCTGTAGCGGTGACTCGTTTAGTAGACTCTCCTAAAAAAATCCAACGGATCTTAGTGCCAATCGAAAATTTAATGGCACCAACGCTACAGCCTGTGCATTTTGCCCAAATGTTAGCAGACTCTAACCAAGCTCAAGTGACTGTACTGAATGTCTGCGAGCGACGTACAAGTTCTAGCAAAATAGCTGCTAGGCGATCGCATCTTGCTCTATTAGTGGCTAAATTGGCTTTGCCCAATCCACCAGAAATTCAAATTATTGCCCATGAGAATGTTGCCCAAGCCATTTTACAAGCAGCAAGATTATATGATTTAGTAGTGTTACCCTTTATACGCAATCGTACAAGCCCTGGTGGTTTAGCTATTAGTGATGTAACAACACAGTTAGCTAGCCAACTTACATGCTCTATCGTCATGCTTGGAGAACCGCAGCGGATGCAAACAGTAGCTCTCCCAACCGGAGTTCCTAGTACCACATCTACACAGTAA
- a CDS encoding Coproporphyrinogen oxidase, producing MLINSQTPTLDVESSKFLPATDAKQRVSQFMKQLQDEITQALMDLDSVGKFHEDSWERPEGGGGRSRVLRDGAIFEQAGVNFSEVWGSHLPASILTQRPEAAGHGFYATGTSLVLHPRNPYVPTVHLNYRYFEAGPVWWFGGGADLTPYYPFAEDAKHFHQTLKQACDRHHSEYYPVFKRWCDEYFYLKHRGETRGVGGLFLDYQDGQGAIYRGPDPNGEAAKYSNQVGTIPQRTWEELFALVQDCGRAFLPAYVPIVERRNGINYGDRERNFQLYRRGRYVEFNLVYDRGTIFGLQTNGRTESILMSLPPLVRWEYGYQPEANTPEAELYETFLKPQDWINWTPTK from the coding sequence ATGTTGATCAACTCGCAAACCCCAACTCTGGACGTAGAATCATCTAAGTTTCTACCAGCAACTGACGCTAAACAAAGAGTCAGTCAGTTCATGAAACAGTTACAAGACGAAATTACTCAAGCTTTGATGGATTTGGATAGTGTTGGTAAGTTTCATGAAGATAGTTGGGAACGGCCAGAAGGTGGTGGAGGGCGATCGCGTGTTCTGCGTGATGGCGCAATCTTTGAACAAGCTGGTGTAAACTTTTCTGAAGTTTGGGGTTCCCATTTACCAGCGTCAATTTTAACCCAACGTCCAGAAGCAGCCGGACACGGTTTTTATGCCACGGGTACTTCATTGGTGTTACACCCGCGTAATCCCTACGTACCTACCGTGCATTTAAACTATCGCTACTTTGAAGCTGGGCCAGTTTGGTGGTTTGGCGGCGGTGCGGATTTAACACCTTACTACCCATTTGCTGAAGATGCCAAACATTTCCATCAAACACTCAAGCAAGCGTGCGATCGACATCACTCAGAGTATTACCCAGTATTCAAGCGCTGGTGTGACGAATATTTTTACCTCAAGCATCGCGGTGAAACTAGGGGTGTGGGCGGTCTATTTTTAGATTACCAAGATGGTCAAGGTGCTATCTATCGCGGCCCAGACCCGAATGGAGAAGCAGCTAAATATAGCAACCAGGTCGGAACAATACCTCAAAGAACTTGGGAAGAATTGTTTGCTTTGGTGCAAGACTGCGGTCGCGCCTTTTTGCCAGCTTACGTACCAATTGTAGAACGGCGTAATGGAATAAATTATGGCGATCGCGAACGGAATTTCCAACTGTATCGCCGAGGAAGGTACGTAGAATTTAACTTGGTTTATGACCGGGGTACAATTTTTGGTCTGCAAACCAACGGACGTACAGAATCGATTCTTATGTCCCTACCACCTTTAGTGCGTTGGGAATACGGGTATCAACCAGAAGCTAATACCCCAGAAGCCGAACTGTATGAAACTTTCTTGAAGCCTCAAGATTGGATAAATTGGACACCGACTAAATAA
- a CDS encoding anti-sigma-factor antagonist, whose amino-acid sequence MIQIEQKTHITQDGNTVIVLAPTGRLDITTAWQFRLKLQECISKLSRHVVVNLSQVNFIDSSGLTSLVAGMRDADKLKGSFRICNVHTEAKLVFEVTMMDTVFEIFETEEEALEGVPRSIAS is encoded by the coding sequence GTGATTCAAATAGAGCAAAAAACCCACATCACCCAAGATGGTAATACCGTTATTGTCTTGGCACCGACAGGGCGCTTAGACATCACCACCGCTTGGCAATTTCGGCTGAAGTTACAGGAATGTATTTCCAAACTCAGTCGCCACGTAGTTGTGAATCTTAGCCAGGTAAACTTTATTGATAGTTCTGGTCTTACTTCTTTAGTAGCGGGGATGCGTGACGCCGATAAACTCAAGGGTAGCTTCCGGATATGTAATGTGCATACAGAAGCAAAACTTGTGTTTGAAGTCACAATGATGGATACAGTATTTGAAATCTTTGAAACTGAAGAGGAAGCTTTAGAAGGTGTACCTCGGAGCATCGCCAGCTAA
- a CDS encoding heterocyst differentiation protein HetF, which translates to MTQEFHISVTPVGQSDYLVRTEQVAPGVPLAEELVTWPVGDWLAAAGHLMNDPLKSVLQGDAFARNSVNLVALGQQLYNALFQGTLRDSWITAQGIAQNHQQVLRLRLGLKDTRLARLPWEVMHAGDRPLATGPYVAFSRYQTGILPPSRLPSKNIPQPLEEGGVKVLMVIASPTDQARLDLLKHEAIKLQAELNRHVPRVAESGNYVPDIELTLLDQPGREELTQALEQGRYHVLHYSGHSNLGANGGEIYLVSSRTGLTETLSGDDLAGLLVNNNIQMAVFNSCLGAYRANSDTTEETGERNLTESLVKRGIRSVLAMSERIPDEVALTLTQLFYRNLNQGYPVDLCVSRVRQGLISAYGSHQMYWALPILYLQPEFDGFLSPEISESPEHLNDYNPALRANQTAMYSAVADESEMPLALEDMIPSGLPRESSGLDWLGEETWGDLVDEIEYDDPTYAEDSALVSDLFRQLDRQNEISEQSPMTAELVQQVNEGSLRSRQVSQEMNFTEQEASFWEEDPIASTETSTNFAGDWHDSASGRSQQFSSKRRQRRQIWPIVGMVGASAIVVILGLNWWQNYQVSRLPNIPAIPTQSLTAENHPPIDLKTATTGIVSATATEKLSQGDLQSGLEAVEELLNRGVLPAAQAALNLIPQKQANNPAVNFFKGRLAWQSVQLKEVKDKKYSIDDARRYWESAVKADPDSFLYNNALGFAYYAEENLNRANDSWFKALNLALKQQNIASATPVTIKSAAIPKDALTSYAGLALGLYKSASKQPNDKQSQYLNEAIKLRQMVIQDDPVNFQVDKLSNNWLWTEKAIADWRSLLQEKSQQQ; encoded by the coding sequence GTGACCCAGGAATTTCACATTTCCGTAACCCCAGTAGGGCAAAGTGACTACTTGGTGCGGACGGAACAAGTCGCGCCTGGGGTGCCATTGGCAGAAGAACTGGTGACTTGGCCTGTAGGTGATTGGTTGGCGGCTGCTGGACATCTGATGAATGACCCGTTGAAGTCAGTATTGCAAGGAGATGCGTTCGCAAGAAACTCTGTAAACCTAGTGGCGTTGGGTCAGCAACTTTATAATGCACTGTTTCAAGGCACTCTCAGAGATAGTTGGATTACAGCACAAGGTATCGCCCAGAACCACCAACAGGTACTGCGTTTACGTTTAGGGCTAAAAGACACGAGGTTAGCGCGTCTGCCTTGGGAAGTAATGCATGCAGGAGATCGTCCGCTAGCCACCGGGCCTTATGTCGCTTTTTCTCGCTACCAAACTGGAATTCTGCCACCTTCTCGTTTGCCATCGAAAAACATACCCCAACCATTAGAAGAAGGCGGTGTCAAAGTATTGATGGTGATAGCCTCTCCTACAGATCAAGCTCGTCTCGATCTACTCAAACATGAGGCCATCAAACTCCAAGCTGAACTTAACCGCCATGTACCAAGAGTTGCTGAAAGCGGCAATTATGTTCCAGATATAGAACTAACTCTGCTAGACCAACCAGGTCGAGAAGAATTAACGCAGGCGCTAGAACAAGGGCGATATCATGTTCTGCACTACTCTGGTCACAGTAACCTAGGTGCTAATGGTGGGGAAATTTATCTGGTCAGTAGCAGAACTGGTTTAACGGAAACCTTAAGTGGCGACGATCTGGCAGGCTTGCTAGTCAACAATAATATCCAAATGGCAGTGTTTAACTCCTGTTTGGGAGCATACAGAGCTAACTCGGATACTACTGAAGAAACAGGAGAACGTAACCTCACAGAAAGTTTGGTGAAACGCGGTATCAGAAGTGTGTTAGCTATGTCAGAGCGAATTCCTGATGAAGTAGCGCTAACACTTACACAACTGTTTTACCGCAACCTAAATCAGGGTTATCCTGTAGATTTGTGCGTAAGTCGAGTCCGCCAGGGATTAATTTCTGCCTACGGTTCTCACCAGATGTACTGGGCGTTACCAATTCTCTATCTGCAACCGGAATTTGATGGTTTTCTCAGCCCAGAAATTTCTGAAAGTCCAGAACATTTGAATGATTACAATCCAGCTTTAAGAGCAAATCAAACTGCGATGTACTCTGCTGTAGCAGATGAGTCGGAGATGCCTTTAGCACTGGAAGATATGATTCCTTCGGGTTTACCAAGGGAATCTTCAGGGCTGGATTGGCTAGGAGAGGAAACTTGGGGCGATCTCGTTGATGAAATTGAGTATGATGACCCAACTTATGCAGAAGATTCAGCTTTAGTTTCAGATTTGTTCCGCCAGCTAGATCGTCAAAATGAAATATCCGAGCAATCTCCGATGACTGCGGAACTTGTGCAACAAGTGAATGAGGGTAGTCTGCGGTCAAGACAAGTTTCTCAAGAGATGAATTTTACGGAGCAAGAAGCCAGCTTTTGGGAAGAAGATCCGATCGCATCAACTGAAACCTCGACAAATTTTGCAGGCGATTGGCATGATTCTGCTTCTGGACGATCGCAACAATTCTCGTCAAAACGACGCCAGCGACGTCAGATTTGGCCGATTGTCGGTATGGTGGGAGCAAGTGCGATCGTAGTAATTTTAGGTCTAAATTGGTGGCAAAATTACCAAGTTTCCAGATTACCTAATATCCCAGCAATTCCTACCCAGTCACTTACAGCCGAAAATCATCCCCCCATCGATTTGAAGACGGCTACAACAGGAATTGTCAGCGCTACTGCTACGGAAAAATTGAGCCAAGGTGACTTGCAAAGTGGATTAGAGGCTGTGGAAGAACTACTTAACCGTGGCGTACTTCCGGCTGCGCAAGCAGCTTTAAATCTTATCCCGCAAAAGCAAGCTAATAATCCTGCTGTCAACTTCTTTAAAGGAAGATTAGCTTGGCAATCAGTCCAACTTAAAGAAGTTAAAGATAAAAAATATAGTATTGATGATGCTCGGCGTTACTGGGAAAGCGCTGTCAAAGCTGACCCAGATTCATTTTTATATAACAATGCTTTGGGATTTGCTTACTACGCCGAAGAAAATTTAAATCGAGCTAATGACTCTTGGTTTAAAGCTTTAAATTTAGCTTTGAAACAACAGAATATTGCTAGTGCTACACCAGTAACTATCAAATCAGCGGCAATACCTAAGGATGCTTTAACTTCCTATGCTGGCTTGGCTCTAGGGCTATATAAATCTGCATCTAAACAACCGAATGATAAACAATCTCAATATTTGAATGAAGCTATCAAACTTCGCCAAATGGTGATCCAGGACGATCCGGTAAATTTCCAAGTAGATAAATTAAGTAATAATTGGTTGTGGACGGAGAAAGCAATTGCCGATTGGCGATCGCTTCTTCAAGAAAAAAGTCAGCAACAGTAA
- a CDS encoding biopolymer transport protein ExbD/TolR — translation MKVNLHTPVEDFQIQLIPLIDVVFCILTFFLLAALQFTRQQAINIDLPKANTGTSPTASLQGTSNILPVTIDAVGQTYVEKQMVRRDQLADILKKYVQENPNGVLVLNASRTATYNDVIETLDLLRQVGGDRVSLGIIPGPSQTSSSTQPVIPSFPINPGTNPVPNNAPVPGINPQGNINPNFPINPNQPQTGRNLNPVNPEIAPRVPNQPVAPGKNNSTP, via the coding sequence ATGAAAGTTAATTTGCATACTCCGGTTGAAGATTTCCAAATTCAACTCATTCCCTTAATTGATGTCGTTTTTTGTATCCTGACATTTTTTCTGTTAGCAGCTTTGCAATTCACTCGCCAACAAGCAATAAATATTGATTTGCCTAAAGCCAACACTGGCACCTCACCCACAGCTAGTTTACAGGGTACTAGCAATATATTACCTGTGACTATTGATGCTGTTGGTCAAACTTACGTGGAAAAACAAATGGTCAGACGAGATCAATTGGCAGATATTTTAAAGAAGTATGTTCAAGAAAACCCCAATGGTGTTTTGGTGCTGAATGCGTCGCGGACAGCAACATACAACGATGTAATTGAGACATTGGATTTACTGCGACAAGTAGGAGGCGATCGCGTATCTTTGGGAATTATACCGGGGCCATCTCAAACATCTTCTTCAACTCAGCCAGTGATTCCATCTTTCCCCATTAATCCTGGTACTAATCCTGTACCAAATAACGCACCTGTACCAGGAATCAATCCCCAAGGTAACATTAATCCCAACTTTCCCATTAACCCTAATCAACCTCAAACAGGGCGTAATCTTAATCCTGTTAATCCAGAGATTGCTCCTAGAGTTCCCAACCAGCCTGTAGCACCAGGAAAAAATAACTCTACTCCTTAA
- a CDS encoding UDP-glucose/GDP-mannose dehydrogenase, which produces MRVCVIGTGYVGLVTGACLAHIGHDVICVDNNEEKVKLMKSGQSPIFEPGLSEIMQTAINSGKIEFTTDLGAGVAHGEILFIAVGTPPLPTGESDTRYVEAVARGIGNHLNGGYKVIVNKSTVPIGSGDWVRMIVLDGIAERQKTLVPAGGVATEDKLPEIASHFDVVSNPEFLREGSAVYDTFNPDRIVLGGNSQKAIALMKELYTPIVERQFAEDKSLPPVSVLVTDLSSAEMIKYAANAFLATKISFINEVANICDRVGADVTQVAKGIGLDSRIGNKFLQAGIGWGGSCFPKDVAALIHTADDYGYEAQLLKSAVSVNERQRLIALEKLQQVLKILKGKTVGLLGLTFKPDTDDLRDAPALNLIEQLNRLGAKVKAYDPIVSQTGLRHGLSGVLVETDAQRLADGCDALVLVTEWQQFNTLDYAKMATLMNNPVIIDGRNFLDPETMVRAGFQYVGIGR; this is translated from the coding sequence ATGCGTGTTTGCGTAATTGGTACTGGTTACGTTGGTTTAGTTACAGGCGCTTGCTTGGCTCATATTGGGCATGATGTTATTTGTGTTGATAATAACGAAGAAAAAGTCAAGTTAATGAAGTCTGGGCAGTCGCCAATTTTCGAGCCGGGACTCTCGGAAATTATGCAAACTGCTATCAATAGCGGCAAAATTGAATTTACTACAGATCTGGGGGCTGGAGTTGCCCACGGTGAAATTCTGTTTATTGCTGTAGGCACACCTCCTTTACCAACTGGCGAAAGCGATACACGTTATGTAGAAGCTGTGGCGCGTGGTATCGGCAATCATCTCAACGGTGGTTATAAAGTAATCGTGAATAAATCTACGGTGCCTATTGGCTCTGGTGATTGGGTAAGAATGATTGTTTTGGATGGCATTGCTGAACGCCAAAAAACACTAGTACCAGCAGGTGGCGTTGCAACTGAGGATAAATTGCCAGAGATTGCATCTCATTTTGATGTAGTTAGCAATCCAGAGTTTTTGCGTGAAGGATCGGCAGTCTACGATACTTTTAACCCCGATCGCATTGTGTTAGGAGGCAATAGCCAAAAAGCGATCGCTTTAATGAAAGAACTGTATACTCCGATTGTTGAACGTCAGTTTGCCGAGGATAAATCTTTACCACCTGTATCAGTGTTGGTGACAGATCTTAGTTCAGCAGAAATGATTAAATATGCTGCTAATGCGTTTTTAGCAACCAAAATCAGTTTTATTAACGAAGTTGCTAACATTTGCGATCGCGTCGGTGCTGATGTCACCCAAGTAGCAAAAGGTATCGGTTTAGACTCTCGCATTGGTAACAAATTCTTACAAGCTGGTATTGGTTGGGGTGGTTCTTGTTTCCCCAAAGATGTTGCAGCGCTGATTCATACTGCTGATGACTATGGCTATGAAGCCCAGCTACTGAAATCTGCTGTTAGCGTCAACGAACGCCAACGGCTGATTGCTTTAGAAAAACTCCAACAAGTCTTAAAAATCCTCAAAGGCAAAACTGTAGGTCTACTTGGTTTGACCTTTAAGCCTGATACCGATGATTTACGCGATGCTCCAGCACTTAACCTGATTGAACAGTTGAATCGATTGGGAGCTAAAGTTAAGGCCTACGACCCAATTGTTTCTCAAACAGGTCTACGTCACGGTCTTTCCGGTGTGTTAGTAGAAACCGATGCTCAAAGACTAGCCGACGGCTGCGATGCTTTGGTATTAGTGACAGAATGGCAGCAATTTAATACTCTGGACTATGCAAAGATGGCAACATTAATGAATAATCCAGTGATTATTGATGGTCGTAACTTCCTTGACCCTGAAACAATGGTAAGAGCTGGTTTCCAATATGTAGGTATTGGTCGATAG